In the genome of Notamacropus eugenii isolate mMacEug1 chromosome 5, mMacEug1.pri_v2, whole genome shotgun sequence, one region contains:
- the PRX gene encoding periaxin isoform X3 — protein MEARSRSAEELRKAELVEIIVETEAETGVSGINVAGGGKEGIFIKELLKDSPAAKTLSLQEGDQLLSARVFFDNFKYEDALRLLQCAEPYKVSFCLKRTVPTGDLALRPGTAAGYEVKGPRAKVAKLNIQSLSPVKKKKVLAVSGAPGIPSDLAPVDVEFSFPKFSRLRRAKAEVAPGPTLPAPVRRRLRLPRLRVREVAGPVPTTEPVVQMSHLATIPFLGSRKAKVEGALAAEEPSFGAHFVTPQLELVGPQRAGAEVVAEVSEPVGTGFSLHLPTFGLTTPAAPVPEVAAAGIQVPQVELPSLTKLPCLEAREGGAVAVPALDVSVPSMEVDLALPGAEAEVQEEVRREGPEVALKVPWLTFPRFGARGKGGVGLEGEGKAGKGIRASPETRAKGPKLRMPTFGLSLLESRPAAPEPTVEGKLKLPTIKMPSFGIGVSGADVKLPKAPEVKLPKGPEVSIPEVRLPDVQLPKVPEMKLPKAPDMSIPDVHLPDVQLPKVPEVKLPKGPEVSIPEVHLPDVQLPKVPEMKLPKVPDMSIPDVHLPDVQLPKVPEMKLPEMKLPKVPDMSIPDVHLPDVQLPKVPEMKLPEMKLPKVPDMSIPDVHLPDVQLPKVPEMKLPEMKLPKVPDMSIPDVHLPDVQLPKVPEMKMPKGPEVSIPGVHLPDVQLPKVPEMKMPKGPEVSIPGVHLPDVQLPKVPEMKMPKGPEVSIPGVHLPDVQLPKVPEMKMPKGPEVSIPDVHLPDVQLPKVPEMKLPEMKMPKGPEVSIPEVHIPEVQLPKVPEMKMPKVPSVRLPQEPMATRGIERGEGLEFGFKLPKMSIPKLGRVGSPPQAKAEVVSPEVSGRGEPLPVLEPVTKGPEARLSFPSVTLPSVELELPRAGLPGPTTSEAGPPKGAAPTSKLPTEHSGISLGTVEVGEAGFKMPSLVLPAVEIVTPKLPEGEAEGKLEVSEPKLKSPKFSLPKFGLSGPKVGKGEGDSGAKMKTSKFGIAFPKVRTGVETETKESGEAPLLSALGVSVPQLSLDVQLPTGKVEVPDVGFTVEPGAAQVGTPPEGGKQRSWMPEVELSPPPMGSHAEYQVSGEGLEGEVGRRPKIKLPRFGLLLGKEEGDDGEKAKGKKLAKVVGKEDAGISGEGGTKISPGSGKSTLLLSWGGSGEGAGEAGSRVRSPKLRLPKVGFAKGEVPSTNGTSSPGEEAGAAVTLHNGASTGRLGRVCLPQVELASPYKGPEQEPELSRGLVGVDRGPFAALRATRFRSPFSSHSKEEGESGGTEGSQRSPGDKSPKFHFPKVSLSPKAQVKGAPSEEEGTFRVRLPKVGFSETETDGEPTLVGTAKMEGAQTAAI, from the exons ATGGAGGCCAGAAGTAGGAGTGCTGAG GAGCTCAGAAAGGCAGAGTTGGTGGAAATCATCGTGGAGACCGAGGCTGAGACAGGGGTCAGTGGCATCAATGTGGCGGGTGGGGGCAAGGAAGGAATCTTCATCAAGGAATTGCTCAAAGATTCGCCAGCAGCCAAGACCCTCAGTTTGCAGGAAG GAGACCAGCTGCTCAGTGCCCGGGTCTTTTTCGACAACTTCAAGTATGAAGATGCACTGCGCCTGCTGCAGTGTGCAGAACCCTATAAGGTCTCCTTCTGCCTCAAGCGGACAGTGCCCACCGGGGACCTGGCGCTGCGCCCAGGCACCGCAGCCGGCTACGAGGTCAAGGGCCCCCGGGCCAAGGTGGCCAAGCTG aaCATCCAGAGCCTGTCCCcagtgaagaagaagaaggtcCTAGCTGTGTCGGGGGCCCCGGGAATCCCCTCAGACCTCGCCCCTGTTGATGTTGAGTTCTCCTTCCCCAAGTTTTCCAGGCTGCGACGGGCAAAGGCTGAGGTGGCCCCGGGGCCCACGCTGCCTGCCCCTGTCCGCCGACGCTTACGTCTCCCCCGGCTGCGGGTGAGGGAAGTGGCCGGTCCCGTTCCAACCACTGAGCCAGTGGTCCAGATGTCTCACCTGGCCACCATCCCTTTCCTTGGGAGCAGGAAGGCTAAGGTGGAGGGTGCCCTGGCTGCAGAGGAGCCATCCTTTGGGGCCCACTTTGTGACCCCACAGTTAGAGCTGGTTGGGCCTCAGAGGGCAGGTGCTGAGGTGGTGGCTGAAGTTTCAGAGCCTGTGGGCACTGGATTTAGCCTCCATCTGCCCACCTTTGGCCTTACAACCCCAGCAGCACCTGTGCCTGAGGTAGCTGCAGCAGGGATCCAGGTGCCCCAGGTGGAGCTGCCTTCTCTCACCAAATTGCCTTGCCTAGAAGCCAGAGAAGGTGGGGCCGTGGCAGTGCCCGCCCTAGATGTGTCTGTGCCATCCATGGAGGTGGACCTGGCTCTGCCTGGAGCCGAGGCTGAAGTCCAGGAGGAAGTCCGAAGAGAAGGGCCTGAGGTCGCTTTAAAGGTGCCCTGGCTCACATTTCCCCGTTTTGGGGCACGGGGGAAGGGAGGAGTAGGGCTTGAGGGTGAGGGGAAAGCTGGCAAAGGAATAAGGGCCAGCCCTGAGACCAGGGCCAAGGGGCCCAAGCTGCGGATGCCCACCTTTGGGCTTTCCCTGCTGGAGTCCCGGCCAGCTGCACCAGAACCCACTGTGGAAGGCAAGCTAAAACTTCCCACAATCAAGATGCCTTCTTTTGGCATTGGGGTGTCTGGTGCTGACGTGAAGCTGCCCAAGGCACCAGAGGTGAAGCTGCCCAAAGGGCCCGAAGTTTCCATCCCAGAGGTGCGTCTTCCAGATGTGCAGCTCCCAAAGGTGCCAGAGATGAAGCTGCCCAAGGCCCCAGACATGTCTATCCCAGATGTGCATCTTCCAGATGTGCAGCTCCCAAAGGTGCCAGAGGTGAAGCTGCCCAAAGGGCCCGAAGTTTCCATCCCAGAAGTGCATCTTCCAGATGTGCAGCTCCCAAAGGTGCCAGAGATGAAGCTGCCCAAGGTCCCAGACATGTCTATCCCAGATGTGCATCTTCCAGATGTGCAGCTCCCAAAGGTGCCAGAGATGAAGCTTCCAGAGATGAAGCTGCCCAAGGTTCCAGACATGTCTATCCCAGATGTGCACCTTCCAGATGTGCAGCTTCCAAAAGTACCAGAGATGAAGCTTCCAGAGATGAAGCTGCCCAAGGTTCCAGATATGTCTATCCCAGATGTGCACCTTCCAGATGTGCAGCTCCCAAAGGTGCCAGAGATGAAGCTTCCAGAGATGAAGCTGCCCAAGGTTCCAGACATGTCTATCCCAGATGTGCACCTTCCAGATGTGCAGCTCCCAAAGGTGCCGGAGATGAAGATGCCCAAGGGACCTGAGGTGTCCATTCCAGGTGTGCACCTTCCAGATGTGCAGCTCCCAAAGGTGCCGGAGATGAAGATGCCCAAGGGACCTGAGGTGTCCATTCCAGGTGTGCACCTTCCAGATGTGCAGCTCCCAAAGGTGCCGGAGATGAAGATGCCCAAGGGACCTGAGGTGTCCATTCCAGGTGTGCACCTTCCAGATGTGCAGCTCCCAAAGGTGCCGGAGATGAAGATGCCCAAGGGACCTGAGGTGTCCATCCCAGATGTGCACCTTCCAGATGTACAGCTCCCAAAGGTGCCAGAGATGAAGCTGCCAGAGATGAAGATGCCCAAGGGACCTGAGGTGTCCATCCCAGAGGTACATATTCCAGAGGTGCAGCTCCCAAAGGTGCCAGAGATGAAGATGCCCAAAGTTCCAAGTGTGCGGCTTCCTCAAGAACCCATGGCAACCCGTGGGATTGAGAGGGGGGAGGGACTGGAGTTTGGTTTCAAATTGCCCAAGATGTCCATACCCAAGTTGGGACGGGTGGGATCTCCTCCACAGGCCAAAGCTGAGGTGGTGAGCCCTGAGGTCTCTGGGCGTGGGGAACCGCTGCCTGTTCTTGAGCCAGTGACCAAGGGGCCTGAGGCCCGGCTCAGCTTCCCATCGGTTACACTGCCCTCAGTGGAGCTGGAGCTGCCTAGGGCTGGGCTCCCAGGACCCACTACGAGTGAGGCAGGCCCCCCAAAGGGAGCTGCCCCCACCTCTAAGCTTCCTACAGAGCATTCTGGGATCTCTCTTGGTACAGTGGAGGTAGGCGAGGCAGGGTTCAAGATGCCCAGCCTGGTGCTACCTGCTGTTGAGATAGTGACCCCCAAGCTTCCTgaaggagaggcagaggggaagcTGGAAGTGTCTGAGCCCAAACTCAAATCTCCCAAGTTTTCCCTGCCTAAGTTTGGGCTTTCAGGTCCCAaggtgggaaagggggaaggggacagtgGGGCCAAGATGAAAACATCCAAGTTTGGCATCGCCTTCCCCAAGGTCCGGACAGGTGTTGAGACTGAAACCAAGGAATCTGGGGAGGCCCCTCTGCTGTCTGCCCTGGGTGTGTCTGTTCCCCAACTCAGCCTGGATGTCCAGTTGCCCACAGGGAAGGTGGAGGTACCTG ATGTGGGCTTCACAGTGGAGCCAGGAGCTGCACAGGTGGGCACACCCCCAGAAGGGGGCAAGCAACGCTCCTGGATGCCCGAGGTGgaactctccccaccccccatgggCAGCCATGCTGAATACCAGGTGTCTGGGGAGGGGCTGGAAGGTGAGGTTGGGCGCAGGCCCAAAATCAAACTGCCCCGGTTTGGGCTCTTgctagggaaagaagagggagatgatGGGGAAAAGGCCAAGGGAAAGAAATTGGCAAAGGTGGTAGGCAAGGAGGATGCTGGCAtctctggggagggagggacaaaaatCTCCCCAGGGTCAGGGAAATCTACCCTCCTGTTGTCTTGGGGTGGTTCTGGAGAGGGGGCTGGGGAGGCTGGCAGCCGAGTCCGGAGTCCTAAGCTAAGACTGCCTAAAGTAGGTTTTGCCAAGGGCGAAGTGCCCAGCACTAATGGGACCAGCTCCCCAGGGGAGGAGGCAGGAGCTGCTGTAACCCTGCACAATGGGGCATCCACAGGCCGCCTTGGTCGTGTGTGTCTGCCACAAGTGGAACTCGCCTCCCCCTACAAAGGCCCAGAACAGGAGCCTGAGCTGAGCCGGGGCCTGGTGGGGGTGGACAGAGGCCCATTCGCTGCCTTGCGGGCGACCCGTTTCCGCTCCCCCTTCTCCAGCCACTCTAAAGAAGAAGGGGAGTCTGGTGGAACTGAGGGATCCCAGAGGTCCCCCGGAGACAAGTCCCCCAAATTCCACTTCCCCAAGGTGTCACTGAGCCCCAAGGCACAGGTCAAGGGAGCCCCAAGTGAGGAGGAGGGAACATTCAGGGTACGGCTGCCTAAGGTGGGCTTCTCTGAAACAGAAACTGATGGTGAGCCAACCCTGGTGGGCACTGCCAAGATGGAGGGGGCCCAAACAGCAGCCATCTAA
- the PRX gene encoding periaxin isoform X1 — protein MEARSRSAEELRKAELVEIIVETEAETGVSGINVAGGGKEGIFIKELLKDSPAAKTLSLQEGDQLLSARVFFDNFKYEDALRLLQCAEPYKVSFCLKRTVPTGDLALRPGTAAGYEVKGPRAKVAKLNIQSLSPVKKKKVLAVSGAPGIPSDLAPVDVEFSFPKFSRLRRAKAEVAPGPTLPAPVRRRLRLPRLRVREVAGPVPTTEPVVQMSHLATIPFLGSRKAKVEGALAAEEPSFGAHFVTPQLELVGPQRAGAEVVAEVSEPVGTGFSLHLPTFGLTTPAAPVPEVAAAGIQVPQVELPSLTKLPCLEAREGGAVAVPALDVSVPSMEVDLALPGAEAEVQEEVRREGPEVALKVPWLTFPRFGARGKGGVGLEGEGKAGKGIRASPETRAKGPKLRMPTFGLSLLESRPAAPEPTVEGKLKLPTIKMPSFGIGVSGADVKLPKAPEVKLPKGPEVSIPEVRLPDVQLPKVPEMKLPKAPDMSIPDVHLPDVQLPKVPEVKLPKGPEVSIPEVHLPDVQLPKVPEMKLPKVPDMSIPDVHLPDVQLPKVPEMKLPEMKLPKVPDMSIPDVHLPDVQLPKVPEMKLPEMKLPKVPDMSIPDVHLPDVQLPKVPEMKLPEMKLPKVPDMSIPDVHLPDVQLPKVPEMKMPKGPEVSIPGVHLPDVQLPKVPEMKMPKGPEVSIPGVHLPDVQLPKVPEMKMPKGPEVSIPGVHLPDVQLPKVPEMKMPKGPEVSIPDVHLPDVQLPKVPEMKLPEMKMPKGPEVSIPEVHIPEVQLPKVPEMKMPKVPSVRLPQEPMATRGIERGEGLEFGFKLPKMSIPKLGRVGSPPQAKAEVVSPEVSGRGEPLPVLEPVTKGPEARLSFPSVTLPSVELELPRAGLPGPTTSEAGPPKGAAPTSKLPTEHSGISLGTVEVGEAGFKMPSLVLPAVEIVTPKLPEGEAEGKLEVSEPKLKSPKFSLPKFGLSGPKVGKGEGDSGAKMKTSKFGIAFPKVRTGVETETKESGEAPLLSALGVSVPQLSLDVQLPTGKVEVPGELPDIKLKGSKFALPRFGAKGKDMEAGEVVLGEGEVESKGRGWEAKVKMPKFKMPSFGLARGREVEDGDQGSHEDKLHMEHTALKLPQVELPPLVAQGEERGEVEVVRAEVKLPVLQISVPRLAGGTEQRDMEASEKDVRGYKGEVTVPTLGLTVPQVELTGFGGVGEGTGSDVKDSQRQQEGMATTEGGVGVAGFRVQLPQVDLSLPGAQLEGGELLVGEGVFKMPGVTVPQLELDMELRHKAEGTKDALVGGEGQAEAEGTAEGRFRLKMPTFKGSGEGDSQHPGTPGAAPDHIFHLSLPDVGFTVEPGAAQVGTPPEGGKQRSWMPEVELSPPPMGSHAEYQVSGEGLEGEVGRRPKIKLPRFGLLLGKEEGDDGEKAKGKKLAKVVGKEDAGISGEGGTKISPGSGKSTLLLSWGGSGEGAGEAGSRVRSPKLRLPKVGFAKGEVPSTNGTSSPGEEAGAAVTLHNGASTGRLGRVCLPQVELASPYKGPEQEPELSRGLVGVDRGPFAALRATRFRSPFSSHSKEEGESGGTEGSQRSPGDKSPKFHFPKVSLSPKAQVKGAPSEEEGTFRVRLPKVGFSETETDGEPTLVGTAKMEGAQTAAI, from the exons ATGGAGGCCAGAAGTAGGAGTGCTGAG GAGCTCAGAAAGGCAGAGTTGGTGGAAATCATCGTGGAGACCGAGGCTGAGACAGGGGTCAGTGGCATCAATGTGGCGGGTGGGGGCAAGGAAGGAATCTTCATCAAGGAATTGCTCAAAGATTCGCCAGCAGCCAAGACCCTCAGTTTGCAGGAAG GAGACCAGCTGCTCAGTGCCCGGGTCTTTTTCGACAACTTCAAGTATGAAGATGCACTGCGCCTGCTGCAGTGTGCAGAACCCTATAAGGTCTCCTTCTGCCTCAAGCGGACAGTGCCCACCGGGGACCTGGCGCTGCGCCCAGGCACCGCAGCCGGCTACGAGGTCAAGGGCCCCCGGGCCAAGGTGGCCAAGCTG aaCATCCAGAGCCTGTCCCcagtgaagaagaagaaggtcCTAGCTGTGTCGGGGGCCCCGGGAATCCCCTCAGACCTCGCCCCTGTTGATGTTGAGTTCTCCTTCCCCAAGTTTTCCAGGCTGCGACGGGCAAAGGCTGAGGTGGCCCCGGGGCCCACGCTGCCTGCCCCTGTCCGCCGACGCTTACGTCTCCCCCGGCTGCGGGTGAGGGAAGTGGCCGGTCCCGTTCCAACCACTGAGCCAGTGGTCCAGATGTCTCACCTGGCCACCATCCCTTTCCTTGGGAGCAGGAAGGCTAAGGTGGAGGGTGCCCTGGCTGCAGAGGAGCCATCCTTTGGGGCCCACTTTGTGACCCCACAGTTAGAGCTGGTTGGGCCTCAGAGGGCAGGTGCTGAGGTGGTGGCTGAAGTTTCAGAGCCTGTGGGCACTGGATTTAGCCTCCATCTGCCCACCTTTGGCCTTACAACCCCAGCAGCACCTGTGCCTGAGGTAGCTGCAGCAGGGATCCAGGTGCCCCAGGTGGAGCTGCCTTCTCTCACCAAATTGCCTTGCCTAGAAGCCAGAGAAGGTGGGGCCGTGGCAGTGCCCGCCCTAGATGTGTCTGTGCCATCCATGGAGGTGGACCTGGCTCTGCCTGGAGCCGAGGCTGAAGTCCAGGAGGAAGTCCGAAGAGAAGGGCCTGAGGTCGCTTTAAAGGTGCCCTGGCTCACATTTCCCCGTTTTGGGGCACGGGGGAAGGGAGGAGTAGGGCTTGAGGGTGAGGGGAAAGCTGGCAAAGGAATAAGGGCCAGCCCTGAGACCAGGGCCAAGGGGCCCAAGCTGCGGATGCCCACCTTTGGGCTTTCCCTGCTGGAGTCCCGGCCAGCTGCACCAGAACCCACTGTGGAAGGCAAGCTAAAACTTCCCACAATCAAGATGCCTTCTTTTGGCATTGGGGTGTCTGGTGCTGACGTGAAGCTGCCCAAGGCACCAGAGGTGAAGCTGCCCAAAGGGCCCGAAGTTTCCATCCCAGAGGTGCGTCTTCCAGATGTGCAGCTCCCAAAGGTGCCAGAGATGAAGCTGCCCAAGGCCCCAGACATGTCTATCCCAGATGTGCATCTTCCAGATGTGCAGCTCCCAAAGGTGCCAGAGGTGAAGCTGCCCAAAGGGCCCGAAGTTTCCATCCCAGAAGTGCATCTTCCAGATGTGCAGCTCCCAAAGGTGCCAGAGATGAAGCTGCCCAAGGTCCCAGACATGTCTATCCCAGATGTGCATCTTCCAGATGTGCAGCTCCCAAAGGTGCCAGAGATGAAGCTTCCAGAGATGAAGCTGCCCAAGGTTCCAGACATGTCTATCCCAGATGTGCACCTTCCAGATGTGCAGCTTCCAAAAGTACCAGAGATGAAGCTTCCAGAGATGAAGCTGCCCAAGGTTCCAGATATGTCTATCCCAGATGTGCACCTTCCAGATGTGCAGCTCCCAAAGGTGCCAGAGATGAAGCTTCCAGAGATGAAGCTGCCCAAGGTTCCAGACATGTCTATCCCAGATGTGCACCTTCCAGATGTGCAGCTCCCAAAGGTGCCGGAGATGAAGATGCCCAAGGGACCTGAGGTGTCCATTCCAGGTGTGCACCTTCCAGATGTGCAGCTCCCAAAGGTGCCGGAGATGAAGATGCCCAAGGGACCTGAGGTGTCCATTCCAGGTGTGCACCTTCCAGATGTGCAGCTCCCAAAGGTGCCGGAGATGAAGATGCCCAAGGGACCTGAGGTGTCCATTCCAGGTGTGCACCTTCCAGATGTGCAGCTCCCAAAGGTGCCGGAGATGAAGATGCCCAAGGGACCTGAGGTGTCCATCCCAGATGTGCACCTTCCAGATGTACAGCTCCCAAAGGTGCCAGAGATGAAGCTGCCAGAGATGAAGATGCCCAAGGGACCTGAGGTGTCCATCCCAGAGGTACATATTCCAGAGGTGCAGCTCCCAAAGGTGCCAGAGATGAAGATGCCCAAAGTTCCAAGTGTGCGGCTTCCTCAAGAACCCATGGCAACCCGTGGGATTGAGAGGGGGGAGGGACTGGAGTTTGGTTTCAAATTGCCCAAGATGTCCATACCCAAGTTGGGACGGGTGGGATCTCCTCCACAGGCCAAAGCTGAGGTGGTGAGCCCTGAGGTCTCTGGGCGTGGGGAACCGCTGCCTGTTCTTGAGCCAGTGACCAAGGGGCCTGAGGCCCGGCTCAGCTTCCCATCGGTTACACTGCCCTCAGTGGAGCTGGAGCTGCCTAGGGCTGGGCTCCCAGGACCCACTACGAGTGAGGCAGGCCCCCCAAAGGGAGCTGCCCCCACCTCTAAGCTTCCTACAGAGCATTCTGGGATCTCTCTTGGTACAGTGGAGGTAGGCGAGGCAGGGTTCAAGATGCCCAGCCTGGTGCTACCTGCTGTTGAGATAGTGACCCCCAAGCTTCCTgaaggagaggcagaggggaagcTGGAAGTGTCTGAGCCCAAACTCAAATCTCCCAAGTTTTCCCTGCCTAAGTTTGGGCTTTCAGGTCCCAaggtgggaaagggggaaggggacagtgGGGCCAAGATGAAAACATCCAAGTTTGGCATCGCCTTCCCCAAGGTCCGGACAGGTGTTGAGACTGAAACCAAGGAATCTGGGGAGGCCCCTCTGCTGTCTGCCCTGGGTGTGTCTGTTCCCCAACTCAGCCTGGATGTCCAGTTGCCCACAGGGAAGGTGGAGGTACCTGGTGAGCTGCCTGACATCAAACTCAAGGGCTCCAAGTTTGCTTTGCCCAGGTTTGGGGCCAAGGGCAAGGATATGGAAGCTGGAGAGGTGGTGCTGGGAGAGGGGGAAGTAGAAAGCAAAGGCCGGGGGTGGGAGGCTAAAGTAAAGATGCCCAAGTTTAAGATGCCCTCATTTGGGTTGGCAAGGGGAAGGGAAGTGGAAGATGGGGACCAGGGCAGCCATGAGGACAAGCTACACATGGAGCACACTGCCTTAAAATTACCCCAAGTGGAGCTGCCTCCTTTGGTGgcacagggagaggagagaggggaggtggAGGTGGTGAGGGCAGAGGTCAAGCTGCCAGTGCTACAGATCTCAGTACCTAGGCTGGCAGGTGGGACAGAGCAGCGGGACATGGAGGCCTCTGAGAAGGATGTCAGGGGCTACAAGGGAGAGGTGACAGTGCCCACACTGGGACTCACAGTGCCCCAGGTAGAACTAACTGGTTTTGGTGGAGTTGGCGAAGGGACAGGGTCTGATGTAAAAGATTCCCAAAGGCAGCAGGAAGGGATGGCCACAACagaggggggagtgggggttgCAGGCTTCCGGGTACAGCTGCCCCAAGTGGATCTTTCTCTCCCTGGGGCCCAATTAGAGGGAGGGGAGCTGCTTGTGGGAGAGGGGGTGTTCAAGATGCCTGGTGTGACTGTACCCCAGCTGGAGTTGGACATGGAGCTCAGGCACAAGGCAGAGGGGACCAAGGATGCTCTGGTGGGGGGTGAGGGGCAGGCAGAAGCTGAAGGCACAGCAGAGGGGAGATTCCGGTTGAAGATGCCCACCTTCAAGGGCAGTGGGGAAGGAGACAGTCAGCATCCGGGCACACCTGGGGCTGCCCCTGACCATAtcttccacctctcccttccaGATGTGGGCTTCACAGTGGAGCCAGGAGCTGCACAGGTGGGCACACCCCCAGAAGGGGGCAAGCAACGCTCCTGGATGCCCGAGGTGgaactctccccaccccccatgggCAGCCATGCTGAATACCAGGTGTCTGGGGAGGGGCTGGAAGGTGAGGTTGGGCGCAGGCCCAAAATCAAACTGCCCCGGTTTGGGCTCTTgctagggaaagaagagggagatgatGGGGAAAAGGCCAAGGGAAAGAAATTGGCAAAGGTGGTAGGCAAGGAGGATGCTGGCAtctctggggagggagggacaaaaatCTCCCCAGGGTCAGGGAAATCTACCCTCCTGTTGTCTTGGGGTGGTTCTGGAGAGGGGGCTGGGGAGGCTGGCAGCCGAGTCCGGAGTCCTAAGCTAAGACTGCCTAAAGTAGGTTTTGCCAAGGGCGAAGTGCCCAGCACTAATGGGACCAGCTCCCCAGGGGAGGAGGCAGGAGCTGCTGTAACCCTGCACAATGGGGCATCCACAGGCCGCCTTGGTCGTGTGTGTCTGCCACAAGTGGAACTCGCCTCCCCCTACAAAGGCCCAGAACAGGAGCCTGAGCTGAGCCGGGGCCTGGTGGGGGTGGACAGAGGCCCATTCGCTGCCTTGCGGGCGACCCGTTTCCGCTCCCCCTTCTCCAGCCACTCTAAAGAAGAAGGGGAGTCTGGTGGAACTGAGGGATCCCAGAGGTCCCCCGGAGACAAGTCCCCCAAATTCCACTTCCCCAAGGTGTCACTGAGCCCCAAGGCACAGGTCAAGGGAGCCCCAAGTGAGGAGGAGGGAACATTCAGGGTACGGCTGCCTAAGGTGGGCTTCTCTGAAACAGAAACTGATGGTGAGCCAACCCTGGTGGGCACTGCCAAGATGGAGGGGGCCCAAACAGCAGCCATCTAA